The Caldisalinibacter kiritimatiensis region TGTAATGAACTTAAGGGGTGAAGTAGTTCCTGTAATCGATTTAAGAATTAGACTTGGAATTGACTCAAAAGAAATAGATAAGGAATCTAGAATAGTTATAGTTAATTATGATGAAAGTGTTGTTGGATTATTAGTAGATGCATCATCTGAGGTTATACGTATAGAAGAAAATGAAATAGACCATGTGCCAACAATGGGAGACAGCTATACAAAGAATTATATAAGTGGTATAGGTAAAAAGGATGGAAGATTGA contains the following coding sequences:
- a CDS encoding chemotaxis protein CheW; the protein is MNQINRTQENQYVAFKLKDEYYGLDIYSVKSIERISSFTRVPNAPDYVKGVMNLRGEVVPVIDLRIRLGIDSKEIDKESRIVIVNYDESVVGLLVDASSEVIRIEENEIDHVPTMGDSYTKNYISGIGKKDGRLIMILDLEKVLEFKGRIKNES